Sequence from the Cucumis sativus cultivar 9930 chromosome 1, Cucumber_9930_V3, whole genome shotgun sequence genome:
AATGGTATCAGAGTCTAATTATCGTTAACTTAGATCAGATGTGATATCCTTGGTAAATGAGTATTTTGAAGGGAGGCTAAATGATTGTATATACTCGAGAGGGTAGACAAGTAGATggttgtaaatatataaatgaaaacaattacGATTAGTATGGTATAAACTGCTTATACTATTGTCGTTGTCGTAGTAGTAGTTTCACTACTAttcaaaaagtttcaaaatttgcaacttttagtcaaataaaatatatttaaaagatttgTGGAGTATTGAGGGaacttataataataataataattattattaatgttgatgttgaaattgaaagattagaaaaagaattaaagtaaTATATATCTCTCTCCCTTGACTTTTCATTGTCACTATTTTATGTATCTTCTTGGTAGCAAACCCTTTTTCTCACAAACACTATTGGTTAGGTTGCTTTGATGATGGAATTGGATCGACATGAGAGAGACCCCAACTCATATTATAACATAACCTTTcgacattttttaattttctttcaattttaaagcTAGTGAAGAATCTCAatcaaaaagagagaataaaattCTCAACTTACACAAGAAATTGTTTAAGGTGTTTTCGACATTATAACCTGTCGGCATAATAGTATATTAAAGAGTAGCCCTCGTGACTAACGAGTTTGAAAAAGGTTGAtgagaatattaaaattgaacacGCTAAGCTATCTaaattctttattaataatatacaCTGTTCTGTcgacataattaaattaatgcgaaaaaagagaaaaagagaaaaaaaagttaaagaaaaaatgaatattattatGAACGGAGGGAAGAGGCCTCCGTTATAGAAACATATATGAGGcggaaaagaagagaagtggCTAAGGAAGGATTGGGGCCATATGAAACGGTGACGTTTTTAAGCAAACGAGTGGGTGTCCTTCCCCGTTTTATCTTCGTGTGAGTTCCCGTTTTTTGGTTTGTAGAGATTTTTCCAAAAGGACAATAAAGGAGAAATGGTCCAGTCAGCATTTTTCAGAGCCAGCCACACACAGCCACATCATCGATTGCGACACGTCggattaatatatatctacaAGGACATGTCCCCTCTTCTTCCCTCTATTTTCACACTACGCCGTCATCCTTTCCTTCATTTTACCGACATCATATCTCTCACTCTTATtttaactctctctctctctcacgcacacaaacacaaaattgtatttttctttcttatatatatatacacacacacatgcataaaaagatttgaaatccATCTCTATTTTAGTTGAATTTGgtttataagttttaattttagtattttgggTTAATGTTCATcgattaatatttaaaacgATAATGATTAggtaagattttaaatttagtttaaaactTAAGTAATTAGATTTGAAAGACAAAAGGTGAGTGTTAagtgaaaaatcaaacatacaTGCTATATATTGAAAGGTAAGGTTTGTGttgaaacataaaattcaaatttcaatatgagaattataacatttttcgAAACCTACTGACATAGAACCAAACTCTAAAGCACTAAAAGAttgacattttgaaaactatacCAAAAATTAGGGACGATGAATAAAGTAATGTTTACACTATTTTTAGTTTACTTTAGAGAAAATATAGATTTACCacctaaaatttaaaggaTATGAGTTGTTTAATTGTGGAATTTAAAGTGTAAAATGAAgagagaatttaatttttcattagtCAAAATGGAAGCTAAAGTTTTATCAATGAATTgaatctatttaattttaaacttttataagtgTGTAAACTTACCACTCAAACAACATAATCTAAGTTTTAAGAAGTAGATggtttgtaaaaatattaataaaaaaatgacattttccttttttgttaatataatatagtttatttaatgaagtttgtaatcaaaattgtatgttttttcttaaagggAATATACGTAAGTAATCACGGGTAAGTGGTTTGATTCTCTGTATTTAATGAATAATGAGCTAAGTCCTAAGTCCTAATGAGTTGAATTGTATTTAAAGCaaagtaatattttgtttatttaatttaattattagttttaattaataaatgatatatgatattattattaaaaagtcaaaaggttgatgaataaaaattggCATGCATTTTCCCAAACCCTAATCTTTGCATTGGATTATATATTctaattcttctttctttatataagGTTGGAGATTCATACAAAAGTAAACTCGTTTTTAATTATGCTTCATGCCTACCCatatcatatttcttttcaactttttttaaattagatgAGTTAATTCCCTTGCTTggtttcttaaattgaaaatcaattcaaatctttgttttggtttatagaaatacaaattttcaaaaactaccaaaaactaattaattttgtatttattatttaagtataattaaaatttaaatagttcTTTACAACCTTTTTCACTATAggtgtaaaaataaatagaataactAAAGTATTACATACGTATCACTTCATAAGTAGTCATTTTTTATACTTGGAAGTTTCAAATTGCTATAGAAGAagtatactttttcttttttttacttttaatgtGAAGAGAGAATTTTGAGACCTTGAGAAAGGTTAAGATTGTTGACTCGGTTAAATGttacttcaaatttgttagCTTCCTTTAAAAACacctttattcttttaaaacttacaATATTGTTTTGAAGTTTCTTAGATTTTTCGGAGTTACCTTTATTTTAAAGTCGTTTTTTATTCTACTTATCTGTCACACTATTTCATGTCTCAATATccatttaaaattctaaaaaaaaaaaagtatactttaaaatgttagaatGTCTTGAATCAGTTATTTGATACTTCAAATTACCAAATGTGAATCTTAgtgattcaaaatttattattttgtacttgTGCTACTTACgttatttacaattttgactctagaacTTAGAGAAGTAGACCATACAAGCTTTGTAACTTTACTAGTAAGCTTTTGGTTTTGTAGGGAGtgtttatttatcaaattgagAAGAGCaatgactttttttaatgataaagtTGAaggatatttatatatatatatatatatatatatataaaaagttaaatgggGGAAGATATGAGATAAGTAGATGAGAGGCAAAGGGCATTATAAAATTTGGGGGCATTGTTTGGCTATAAATAAGGATGATGTCCATTGCACTTACGCCCACACACACAGATTGGTAGACATAGACAATTCCACATTAAACATACCATTTCCTTCTCCGACatcttcccttttttcttttatttttattttttgtgttgattccacagaatttgacaaattgaGCTTTTTGGCTTCTGTCTGTACTCTCAATTGTACCTCCATAACAAACACAATCATCATcctcaacaacaacaacaacatcaaAACAACATTTCTTCTTCCCCTCCCTTCATCATCATGTATCAACCCGATTCTCATTCTGGCTTCCTtcatctctcttcttcttcctcctcctcctcctcctcctcctcctccactCCTCCTCATATTAACCTCTTTCTAGAACTCTTGTCATTTTTTGAAGACCCAGTCCGTCATAAAAACTCCCCACTTCTCCTTCGTTCATCCGTCATTGAAATCTTCAACGAAGCTAAATCTCTGTTTTCACTTGCTTTCCCCATTGTTCTTACGGCTCTCATTCTCTACTCTCGTTCCATTCTTTCCATGCTTTTCTTAGGTCATTTGGGTGATTTGGAACTAGCGGCTGGCTCTTTAGCCATCGCTTTTGCTAACATCACGGGTTACTCTGTTTTATCAGGTCTTGCTTTGGGGATGGAGCCACTCTGTTCTCAAGCCTTTGGTGCCCACCGTCCTAAACTCCTCTGTTTAACTCTTCACCGTTCTGTCATTTTCcttcttgtttcttcattACCCATTTCAATTCTTTGGCTTAACATCTCCAAAATCCTTCTCTTCCTTCACCAAGATCCCACCATCACTAAATTAGCTCATACTTACTTAATCTTCTCCCTCCCTGATTTGCTCTGTAACTCCTTCATTCACCCCATAAGGATTTACCTTCGAGCTCAAGGAATTACTCATCCTCTAACCTTGGCTTCTCTCGCCGGTACTATTTTCCATTTACCAATTAATCTCCTCCTCGTTTCCCACTTCCGATTTGGCATCGCCGGCGTTGCTGCTGCCTCCGCCGCCACGAATTTTGTTGTTCTGCTTTTCTTGATCCTTTACATCGTGGCCTCTGGCATCTTCGTCCCCACATGGAGCCCACCCACACGCGAGTGCCTGACTGGATGGACCCCACTTCTGAAACTCGCCGCTCCGAGCTGCGTTTCGGTTTGTTTGGAGTGGTGGTGGTATGAGATCATGATCATTCTCTGTGGACTTTTAGCGAACCCCAAAGCCACCGTTGCTTCAATGGGTGTGTTGATTCAAACCACCTCCTTGATTTACATCTTCCCTTCTTCTCTCGGCTTCGCCGTTTCCACTCGAGTCGGTAACGAACTCGGAGCCAATCGTCCCGGAAAAGCAAAACTATCCGCCGTGGTGGCCGTTTTTCTCGCCGGAATCATGGGGGTATCCGCCACTACTTTCGCCGTCTCAATGCGAAACATCTGGGCACGGATTTTCACGAACGATCTCGAAATCTTACGTCTTACATCCACAGCGTTACCAATTTTGGGTCTCTGCGAGATCGGAAACTGTCCCCAGACGGTTGGTTGCGGCGTTTTGAGAGGCAGTGCTCGTCCGTCAACGGCGGCGCGTATAAATTTAAGTGCGTTTTATTTAGTGGGGATGCCGGTGGCGGTTGGGCTTGGGCTTCTTTTAGGAGTCGGGTTTTCGGGTTTATGGTTGGGCCTATTGTCGGCTCAAGTGAGTTGTGCCGGCCTTATGTTGTATGTAATTGGAAGTACCGATTGGGATTTACAAGCAGAGAGGTCGAAGGAGTTGACATCCGACGTCGTTTTCGGTAACGTAGACGACGACGACGTCGGGGAAACCATTCCTCTCAATTCTGTAGTCGTTGTCGTCGTCACGGAAaacactaaaccctaaattcaaatttttgaaggaaaaaaaaaaggattatttcttactctttcttcttctcgaGTTTGGTTTTGTGATATTAATCAATCCTACTCTTGTATTTTCGTACCCCActcaaaaaaattgtatgtatacaaaaaaaaaaaaaggaaggaatgGCATGATTTTTTTCTGTGTTGTGTATATGTATTTGTTAGGAAGTTAAAATGTGGAGAAATGAACatagtatataaaatattagaagtgATTCTTAGGATTTATGGAATACTAAAAGATGTTTGGGATATTGAGACAGAAATGTTCTTagagggaaagaaaagagaataggAGAAAGAATTGGGATTAAAGTgcataaagaaagaagacgACATTTCTGAATGAGTAAACACTGCCCTCTAAGCTGCAACCCATCACATCACAatcactttatttatttatttatatatatatatatacataattgtgtttgaaagagaaaggaaattaaatatttagaaaatggatggttgtcttcttcttctcatatgtgtgtgtgagtgtgtgccctattttttgtttcttttttatggtaTCCGTAGATAAGAGTTGATTGGATGGATAATTAGAATGGACAACTTAACCTTCAATAACAACTTAACCTTCACAGTTCACATAGATAATGGACAAatccaaattataaaaaaaacccataCAACACAACCTTAACTAACTGAACAAACATacactataaaaaaaaaaaactagtaaTATCCATGcaaatagtatatatatcGATCAAGAGGTCCACGTTATTGTATTACACTTAAAGTAAACGTATGATTATGAATGTAATGTAACGAGGGATTGACATGATGATGAGTGAACGTACATTATCATAACTCTAGCATTGTTTTCTTGCATTGTTTTCTTGTGGACAAAATATTGGTGATAATTGTTGGGGTATCTATGCCtgtttttcaagaaacaaagGCTCAATTATCATACAAACACacagtataatatatatatatatatatttgtagcAGAGAATGCACGACGAGAGAGCAACACTTAGCAAAAAATAATACTCATATCagcttttttcatttctctttgtCATCTTCTGCTCTCATTTTTCCTTTGTCTTctgatcttttcttttcttttttcacttacTTATCAATCTCTCAAATGGGTCcatttcaaagttttgaacaaaaacacacaaatCATTCTATCTTACAATGAATATAGACTTATGTATAAAAGAGTTGAAATAGAGCTGAGTGTGTGATTAATGAGAGGAAGTGGTTTGTTAGAAGTTGGAAGCttaaaaaatgagaattttAGAGTACTAATTAATGAGAAGACTAATTCCAATTTCAACCTATCAAATCCAAACCCAAATTCTAAACAATAATTGTCTTGAATTTTGACCtttcttcattatttcaaatcgatcatttcaatttttcatatcttttttttacttgtattgaaaaattagaaattaatatttgttaccaataatggtaaaaaaacgacaaatgaaataaaacccaaaaccttgattttaataaagtttGTCGTCAACGATaatgatattgaaaagaaaagaaaaaaaaaagtcacaattcataaatattaaatcattcaaatcaaTCAACTCAATCTCTTTACTGTCTTCTTCCACcccaaatcaaaacaaattctttACTATCTTACATTTAACTTCACAACTTCCAATTATAGAGATTTAGTTTCTAATCCCacagatttaaaatttaaatatgaccTAACAACCTCTCGTTGTCAACATCGagtttaactttaaaatttctataattaagtcattgaataaaaatatgcACATTTCTAACTCGTATGGATAGTAATTATCAATTGTTTAAAAGTATCTACTAACtatatctttatgtttttaaaattcttttcatTCGAAAGTGATATCCGCTTTATGTAAATGtctaaagtttcaattttctatatgGTAAATCCACGAATTTTAACTTTCCATTAAGTTTGAGActaaatttatactttaaaaaatccaataatcaaataaacacaaactttaaagttttaaaatgaaatgtatagtttaataagttttcatttattctCTAAATTAGAATTAATTGTCTTGAAGTTATATATAAGATAAAGTCGGATAAGTATATATACGTGAGCAATTTGATTTCGACACTtcgtgtgtgtatatatatatatgaatttgattgtatttgacttttatttaaattgatttgtttcttaaaaaatcaaccaatgaatttacaaataaatggTGTTTGTGTTTATTGACTTTAACACACATTGTCAACtattatcttattttcttccataCTTAATATCTAATctattgattgaaaatgtctaactccaaatacaaatttgataCTTTAATTTGCATGACATTGTTTGTGCTAGATAATGAGTGACCAAATTAGCAAAcccaattttaattaacatttttaaatcactaatatatatatatctaaataaatataacataaaactaaattttattttaaataaaaacttttgacttttttttcatttgtcaacctctattaattttatgattcaatagaaaattaaagttgtgCTACGGAAGACACTTACGCAAAATACGTAATATGTTTGATGagcaaattaaacaaatttaatttttgttattcattttctttaaactactttttttttttattattgttatgattcctattattttaaaatattagggCATGAGGTTTGACCTTCTAGAACGTGTTATATGGTTCTATAGAAATGGAGAAAAGTTTGCACTAGACCTTTGATAAGAAATTAGCATTATCGTATCTCACTCCAcgaaaaaataattgtgaCATGGTTAACATTAATACAATATAGTAATTAACATCacaaaaactacaaattttgTCTTTCATGGATTAGTAACATAAAGatatattcatttcttttctttaaatacaaatgaaaaagaagaaataaagcGAAAtgatattgaatttaaaaagaaaaaggcatgTTCTTGACCCATCATCACCATAAATTATCATCTAAGCACGATGTACGGAAatagaattattttattaaaaaagaattttagtATCTTTCTAAATCTCAAATAAGATCtacattaaataatatattattgactaataataataataatattaatccAAGAGGTGTGTTTAATTGTATTAATGTCAACTCACAAGAAAAGAGattaagaaatagaaaatagagtATTGTTGTGTGTCATGTTACAAGATACTATTAGTTAATAATGtcaactttaattatttttaagagaacatattaattaattaaggatagAATTAGGGGTCCAATTAAGAAAGGCCAACATGAACATGAGGagtcatttttaaataaacccTAATATTATATTTCGGGATTTATGTGGCGAATTAAcagctttattttttttattattattattattattattgcttaAATTACTCCTAGTAATTgttaaaattcaatatatacatTAGTTTGCTTTTCTGGAACTCTCCTTttggtattattattattattattattgtaattgttCTTTTGGTATTTGTGTGTttaatagttatttattttggaacCTTATCTTCAAAAGATTTGActtcaatattaatttacatTCCAAGGagttataaattgaaaaaatatggaaaatatcGCTAAATTTAGGGCTACTTAGTTTTCCAATTCTATtagttattgaattttaattttggttttaatttaattcttattaattttaaatcttgaaatcTTAAGAACTAAAGTAAAACAAAtggcaaatttaaaagttaaggATTAGGGTTGAGTTGTTTTGtttagaaataaaacaataagaattttttatggatagtaaaaaaaaataaaactattaattagatatagtacataaagaatattaattagatataaCAAGAATTTTGATAGAATTTACTATACTTTGTCattagttttttatatatatttgaaaattctcgaataatattattaatattagttGATTAtgtataacttttatttttttaaaaaaaaattattaaactataTGTACAACTCTTAAACACCATCATTTCATGGAAGCATAGTTTATTTGATAGATATTTAATACTTATTCTTAATATTAACAATTTGGTGAAACATGACAATAAGGGTAAAACAAGAATAACAATAGTCATTGAAGGTCAAAATAGGGTAGGTAACAAACCGAAGGAAGAGGTCGAGGAAGGGAGGAAATTGGGTCGATTAAAACCTAATTTGCTCACTTCAAGCCTAGAGGTTGAGGTAAGCAACTCGGTATGCTCACCTCAACTTTGAGAACAATCAAATGTGCCCATCTCGTCCTTAGAGGTCTAGATCGAGGCTAATTTAGATAAAGTGGTTCAACACGAATATTTGTTGTGAGGGTTTTAGCCCCACTTCGACATGAATTGATATCTCTAAGTTTCTTTGGGATTTGGAACGTTAGAGTTCCTccatttataaaacaaatgacgatctccataaaataaaattgttcttagaattttaaaattattttcaccTCTCTCTTGGTGTTGCTGATGATTTTTgttattacaaattataattttatgattgaGGTCACATGAAcgtccattttcttc
This genomic interval carries:
- the LOC101215175 gene encoding protein DETOXIFICATION 51, giving the protein MYQPDSHSGFLHLSSSSSSSSSSSSSTPPHINLFLELLSFFEDPVRHKNSPLLLRSSVIEIFNEAKSLFSLAFPIVLTALILYSRSILSMLFLGHLGDLELAAGSLAIAFANITGYSVLSGLALGMEPLCSQAFGAHRPKLLCLTLHRSVIFLLVSSLPISILWLNISKILLFLHQDPTITKLAHTYLIFSLPDLLCNSFIHPIRIYLRAQGITHPLTLASLAGTIFHLPINLLLVSHFRFGIAGVAAASAATNFVVLLFLILYIVASGIFVPTWSPPTRECLTGWTPLLKLAAPSCVSVCLEWWWYEIMIILCGLLANPKATVASMGVLIQTTSLIYIFPSSLGFAVSTRVGNELGANRPGKAKLSAVVAVFLAGIMGVSATTFAVSMRNIWARIFTNDLEILRLTSTALPILGLCEIGNCPQTVGCGVLRGSARPSTAARINLSAFYLVGMPVAVGLGLLLGVGFSGLWLGLLSAQVSCAGLMLYVIGSTDWDLQAERSKELTSDVVFGNVDDDDVGETIPLNSVVVVVVTENTKP